One segment of Nocardia farcinica DNA contains the following:
- a CDS encoding pyridoxal phosphate-dependent decarboxylase family protein, whose amino-acid sequence MLEPTSLLPLPGSEPAGTDARAGGAGNDDGYIRPEHPQPGSARDATGTDVLELLHRALDLGLAFKVGDDIYGKRMPPTEIRDLLLTELPEVPMRYEEVYRQFRDQVLPLCKNEASPRFLGFGDTGDDPAALMGGVLSLLTQQNMINQSFDSPSATFIEITVLRWLRDLLGFTNPPVSKVISVWDVGGVIGPGGTMSNTIAMMLARETAAPGTMSSGVTDPERLSVVVPEGIGHYSVKAALTWIGCGARIIAVPTIGFRYDLAALERTLSERLGQVMAVVAYAGDSRTQTVDDLRAVHGLVRSIDPRIWLHADACWGLLAAFSPRLRPLLDGIAEFDSVTVDPHKIMAVPYGLSALLVRDAGALRAVSTYSDLIMQEDFAFGQVTPFLGTKDWSSLKLWMMMLGRGRSGLAALAAERVAAARCFAALVDAHPRLVRLNDPDLAAVVFVYLPGGVDKSFPLSEADTAAVNAFNLAIHQRMLDEGRWHLHQFTLPDDLGRLRPGAILRPLRLMANNPHLTTEHMRDVVLYLDHLATDLDGAV is encoded by the coding sequence ATGCTCGAACCGACCTCGCTCCTGCCCCTGCCCGGAAGTGAACCAGCCGGCACGGACGCTCGCGCCGGCGGCGCCGGAAACGACGACGGATACATCCGGCCGGAGCACCCCCAGCCGGGTTCGGCGAGGGACGCCACCGGGACGGATGTTCTCGAGCTGCTGCATCGTGCGCTGGATCTTGGTCTGGCGTTCAAGGTTGGTGATGATATCTACGGCAAACGTATGCCGCCGACCGAGATTCGTGACCTGCTGCTGACCGAGCTCCCGGAAGTACCGATGAGGTATGAGGAGGTCTATCGGCAGTTCCGTGACCAGGTGCTGCCACTGTGCAAGAACGAGGCATCGCCGCGGTTTCTGGGTTTCGGCGACACCGGCGATGACCCGGCCGCCCTCATGGGCGGTGTCCTGTCACTGCTGACCCAGCAGAACATGATCAACCAATCGTTCGACTCGCCCAGCGCCACCTTCATCGAGATCACTGTCCTGCGGTGGCTACGCGACCTTCTCGGATTCACGAATCCGCCGGTGTCCAAGGTGATCTCGGTGTGGGATGTAGGTGGTGTGATCGGTCCCGGCGGGACGATGAGCAACACGATCGCGATGATGCTGGCACGCGAGACTGCGGCTCCCGGCACCATGAGTTCGGGTGTCACCGATCCGGAGAGGCTCTCGGTGGTCGTCCCCGAAGGAATCGGGCACTACAGTGTCAAGGCCGCGCTGACATGGATCGGCTGCGGCGCCCGTATCATCGCAGTCCCGACCATCGGATTCCGCTACGACCTCGCGGCCCTCGAACGCACGCTGAGTGAGCGTCTCGGACAGGTGATGGCGGTCGTCGCTTACGCCGGCGACAGCCGCACGCAGACTGTGGATGATCTCCGTGCCGTGCATGGTCTTGTGCGCTCGATCGATCCCCGAATCTGGCTGCACGCCGATGCCTGCTGGGGATTGCTCGCCGCGTTCAGCCCGCGGTTGCGGCCACTCCTGGACGGTATCGCGGAATTCGACAGCGTCACTGTGGATCCCCACAAGATCATGGCTGTGCCCTACGGGCTGAGCGCGCTGCTGGTCCGCGATGCGGGGGCGTTGCGGGCGGTGTCCACCTATTCGGATCTGATCATGCAGGAGGATTTTGCATTCGGCCAGGTCACCCCGTTTCTCGGGACCAAGGACTGGAGTTCGCTGAAACTGTGGATGATGATGCTCGGCCGTGGCCGCTCCGGTTTGGCTGCTCTCGCCGCTGAGCGGGTCGCGGCCGCTCGTTGTTTTGCCGCGCTTGTCGATGCGCATCCCCGGCTCGTCCGGCTCAACGATCCCGATCTGGCGGCCGTCGTGTTCGTCTACCTTCCCGGCGGAGTCGACAAGTCCTTTCCGCTGTCCGAGGCCGACACTGCCGCCGTCAACGCGTTCAACCTCGCCATCCATCAGCGGATGCTCGATGAAGGCCGGTGGCACCTGCATCAGTTCACCCTGCCCGACGATCTCGGTCGGCTGCGCCCTGGTGCAATCCTGCGCCCGCTGCGGCTCATGGCCAACAATCCCCACCTGACCACCGAGCACATGCGCGACGTGGTGCTCTACCTCGACCACCTCGCCACCGACCTGGACGGTGCCGTATGA
- a CDS encoding helix-turn-helix domain-containing protein, protein MGAAVQGSAFTPVVVPAEVWDRAEVRCLLAERDVAGILRLVQQHTGASQQRLATALAISQGRINELINRRRQVTSLSSYQRLADGLGMPDPARVALGLAPRSAPVISADPTEITHTYPSQADAAADIRTAVHDADTVDVMAVRGLGILGLKDSLLREVIPADAQLRVLLLDPDSAAAAYRAQEIGESAESFAAGIRLALSRLRELVDAGRRVQIYLYDHVPVWRIISVDGPHGTMFVSAFTDHREAHACPTQRIEPNPSGVLHHAFRRTVEQTVTAAHRVV, encoded by the coding sequence ATGGGGGCAGCCGTGCAGGGATCCGCGTTCACGCCGGTCGTCGTGCCTGCCGAGGTGTGGGACCGTGCAGAAGTCCGATGTCTTCTCGCCGAGCGTGATGTCGCCGGCATCCTCCGTCTGGTGCAACAGCACACCGGCGCCAGCCAGCAACGACTGGCCACTGCCCTCGCCATCTCCCAAGGCCGAATCAACGAACTGATCAACCGGCGCCGGCAAGTCACCAGCCTCAGTTCGTACCAGCGACTGGCCGACGGCCTGGGTATGCCGGACCCGGCCCGCGTCGCCCTGGGACTCGCACCCCGGAGCGCCCCGGTGATCTCGGCCGATCCCACCGAGATCACGCACACCTACCCATCCCAAGCCGATGCTGCCGCAGATATCCGCACTGCGGTCCACGACGCTGACACTGTTGATGTCATGGCAGTGCGCGGGCTCGGCATCCTGGGGTTGAAGGACTCACTCCTGCGCGAGGTCATCCCGGCCGACGCACAGCTACGCGTCCTTCTGCTCGACCCTGACTCGGCTGCCGCCGCCTACCGTGCACAGGAGATCGGCGAATCAGCCGAGTCGTTCGCCGCCGGCATCCGCCTGGCCCTTTCACGACTGCGGGAGCTCGTCGATGCTGGACGTCGGGTCCAGATCTACCTCTACGACCACGTGCCGGTATGGCGGATCATCAGCGTCGACGGACCACACGGAACCATGTTCGTCTCCGCGTTCACCGACCACCGCGAAGCCCACGCCTGCCCCACCCAACGGATCGAACCCAATCCCAGCGGGGTCCTGCACCACGCCTTCCGCCGAACCGTGGAACAGACCGTCACCGCCGCGCACCGCGTCGTCTGA
- a CDS encoding class IV adenylate cyclase, whose amino-acid sequence MIEAEYKARLTAPDQVRAALHERATPDTVSYQDTYYDTSTGDLDRTGRELRLRTIEDRCGNRHHVLTFKDPAVDEATGSKPEFETLVTDRDGMHDIITRLGYQPNLSFTKRCENFQFTAAGRRMLATIAQVPEIDGTYLELETQAEEPDLPQAFAELRAILTELGVTPEELTTELYTDAVRHARQPSAAPSGRNG is encoded by the coding sequence GTGATCGAGGCCGAATACAAAGCCCGCCTGACCGCCCCGGACCAAGTCCGCGCCGCCCTACACGAGCGAGCCACCCCCGATACTGTGTCCTACCAGGACACCTACTACGACACCTCCACCGGCGACCTCGACCGCACCGGTCGCGAACTCCGGCTCCGCACCATCGAAGACCGCTGCGGCAACCGCCACCATGTCCTCACCTTCAAAGACCCCGCAGTCGACGAAGCGACCGGATCCAAACCCGAGTTCGAAACCCTCGTCACCGACCGCGACGGCATGCACGACATCATCACCCGACTCGGCTACCAACCCAACCTGTCCTTCACCAAACGCTGCGAAAACTTCCAGTTCACCGCCGCCGGCAGGCGCATGCTCGCCACCATCGCCCAGGTCCCGGAAATCGACGGCACCTACCTCGAGCTCGAAACCCAAGCCGAAGAACCCGACCTGCCCCAAGCCTTCGCAGAACTGCGCGCGATCCTCACAGAACTCGGCGTCACCCCAGAGGAATTGACCACCGAGCTGTACACCGACGCAGTCCGACACGCACGCCAACCGTCGGCTGCTCCTTCCGGGCGAAATGGATGA
- the cobM gene encoding precorrin-4 C(11)-methyltransferase — MTVHFIGAGPGAADLLTVRAVNLLRASPVCLYAGTYLDPAVLAHCAPETELIDTQHLDLDQITAHLVRAHGAGKDVARLCSGDPSVYSALTEQTRRLDAHGVPWDVTPGVPAYAAAAALLGTELTVPEVVQSVVLTRTQRRSTAMPESEALGEFARTGATLVLHLAITRTRELAAELAAHYGADCPVAVVYRASQPEELVLRGTLADIADRVEAAGLRQAAVILVGRALTPAVACTTSHLYDPARERHLTP, encoded by the coding sequence ATGACCGTGCATTTCATCGGGGCCGGGCCGGGCGCGGCGGACCTGCTGACCGTGCGTGCGGTGAATCTGCTGCGCGCGAGTCCTGTCTGTCTCTACGCGGGGACCTATCTCGATCCGGCGGTGTTGGCGCACTGTGCGCCGGAGACCGAGTTGATCGACACCCAGCATCTGGATCTGGACCAGATCACCGCGCATCTGGTGCGGGCGCATGGCGCGGGCAAGGATGTGGCTCGGTTGTGTTCGGGTGATCCGTCGGTGTACTCGGCGCTGACCGAGCAGACCCGGCGGCTGGACGCGCACGGTGTGCCGTGGGATGTCACGCCCGGTGTGCCCGCCTACGCGGCGGCGGCGGCGTTGCTGGGGACCGAGCTGACCGTTCCCGAAGTGGTGCAGTCGGTGGTGCTGACCCGTACGCAGCGCCGGTCGACGGCGATGCCCGAGTCCGAGGCGCTGGGGGAGTTCGCGCGCACCGGCGCCACCCTCGTGCTGCATCTGGCGATCACGCGGACCAGGGAGCTGGCCGCCGAGCTGGCCGCGCATTACGGCGCCGACTGTCCGGTCGCGGTGGTTTACCGGGCCAGTCAGCCCGAGGAACTGGTGCTGCGCGGCACTCTCGCCGACATCGCCGACCGGGTGGAGGCGGCGGGGCTGCGGCAGGCGGCGGTGATCCTGGTCGGGCGGGCCCTCACCCCGGCCGTCGCCTGTACCACCTCACACCTGTACGACCCGGCCCGTGAGCGACATCTCACCCCCTGA